One Vallitalea pronyensis genomic region harbors:
- the yedF gene encoding sulfurtransferase-like selenium metabolism protein YedF, producing the protein MNRVIVINNDVFGQGDRELGAKLMGAFLKKIWVRTDKPDALLFYNAGVKLTVQGSPVLDVLTGLQDAGVELLACGTCIDFYHVKDIMKVGRISNMEEISSTMMEADSVITV; encoded by the coding sequence GATGTGTTTGGACAAGGGGACCGTGAATTAGGTGCAAAACTGATGGGAGCATTTCTTAAGAAAATATGGGTAAGGACAGATAAACCTGATGCCCTATTGTTTTATAATGCTGGTGTTAAATTAACGGTACAGGGCTCTCCTGTATTGGATGTCTTAACAGGACTTCAAGATGCAGGTGTTGAATTATTAGCTTGCGGTACCTGCATTGATTTTTATCATGTAAAAGACATCATGAAAGTAGGACGCATTAGCAACATGGAAGAAATATCATCCACCATGATGGAGGCAGATAGCGTTATTACTGTTTAG